One Equus asinus isolate D_3611 breed Donkey chromosome 26, EquAss-T2T_v2, whole genome shotgun sequence genomic window carries:
- the RNF225 gene encoding RING finger protein 225 produces the protein MTVPNPLLPNWHGPSLCSLLWGQPTFHPQDATSPILFALARAPGCLPSCLGCGCSSAPCTLQGHYHSRFLSPHQWLRCGGFLEVSKAGGGCDHLPEVPGLPLLCHPVPPPTHHPRHPALVSLGVQPGRRGGQSDGSGGNLGSGGSGPVVGTLPRGGALSIQLLKGGLGSERARTCRPEGGGATGLVPMPCPRPPWLRRPRAPQGSGPSSPGSPSAPGSPGSGEDEEEEERDSSPGSGPILPPATPVECLICVSPFDGVFKLPKRLDCGHVFCLECLARLSLATAGGGDPVACPVCRAPTRLAPRGGLPALPTQAGLLPRAARAPLPRPGSVRFDRRRGLLYVRAPPVPGPRKARAALPPPPPPLRLGRPLSRRRTLASTTWLFNAAVALAVLVAAGLVVSGVYIFFLIPHAAASGPARPQLVALAPAPGLPWFAPRPTPGAPWTPAWTPRPAGPVLDAARPGAEEDAPEAEGVPEDLAEAEEREDRPSDRMWGVEAGPSWAPQARGRRRVWAPQ, from the exons ATGACTGTTCCCAACCCCTTGCTGCCTAACTGGCACGGGCCATCCCTGTGCAGTCTGCTCTGGGGTCAGCCCACCTTCCACCCCCAGGATGCCACAAGTCCCATCCTCTTTGCTCTGGCCAGGGCTCCAGGCTGCCTCCCCAGCTGCTTAGGTTGTGGCTGCAGCTCAGCCCCATGCACCCTGCAGGGCCACTACCACTCCAGGTTCCTCTCACCCCACCAATGGCTCAGATGTGGAGGATTCCTGGAGGTGTCCAAGGCGGGTGGGGGTTGTGATCACCTACCCGAGGTGCCTGGACTGCCACTGCTCTGTCACCCTGTGCCACCACCTACCCACCACCCCCGACATCCGGCTCTGGTCAGCCTTGGTGTTCAGCCTGGGAGGCGGGGTGGGCAGTCAGACGGGTCTGGCGGGAACCTGGGATCTGGAGGGAGTGGCCCTGTTGTAGGCACCCTCCCTCGGGGAGGGGCCCTTAGTATCCAGCTGCTGAAAGGTGGACTGGGGTCAGAACGGGCACGGACGTGCCGGCCAGAGGGAGGAGGTGCAACAG GTCTGGTCCCGATGCCCTGCCCTCGGCCGCCCTGGCTCCGCCGCCCCCGGGCCCCTCAGGGCTCGGGCCCTAGCTCCCCGGGCTCACCCTCTGCGCCCGGTTCCCCAGGCAGCggggaggacgaggaggaggaagagcggGACAGCAGCCCGGGCTCTGGCCCCATCCTGCCCCCCGCTACCCCCGTGGAGTGCCTCATCTGCGTGTCGCCCTTCGACGGCGTGTTCAAGCTGCCCAAGCGCCTGGACTGCGGCCACGTCTTCTGCCTCGAGTGCCTGGCTCGCCTGTCTCTGGCCACGGCCGGCGGCGGCGACCCGGTGGCCTGCCCAGTGTGCCGCGCGCCCACGCGCCTGGCCCCGCGCGGCGGGCTGCCCGCGCTGCCCACTCAGGCCGGCCTGCTGCCCCGCGCCGCGCGCGCGCCCCTGCCGCGCCCGGGCTCCGTGCGCTTCGACCGCCGCCGCGGGCTGCTCTACGTGCGCGCGCCGCCCGTGCCCGGGCCACGCAAGGCCCGCGCCgcgctcccgccgccgccgccgccgctgcgcCTCGGCCGCCCGCTGTCGCGCCGCCGGACGCTGGCCAGCACCACCTGGCTCTTCAACGCGGCCGTGGCGCTGGCCGTGCTGGTGGCCGCGGGCCTCGTGGTCTCCGGCGTCTACATCTTCTTTCTCATCCCGCACGCCGCCGCCTCCGGCCCCGCGCGGCCCCAGCTCGTAGCGCTCGCCCCGGCGCCCGGCCTTCCCTGGTTCGCGCCGCGGCCCACGCCCGGGGCGCCCTGGACCCCCGCCTGGACGCCGCGCCCCGCGGGCCCTGTCCTGGACGCCGCCCggccaggggctgaggaggacGCGCCGGAGGCCGAGGGGGTCCCCGAAGACCTGGCGGAGGCCGAGGAGCGAGAGGACAGGCCCTCGGACCGCATGTGGGGGGTGGAGGCTGGACCCAGCTGGGCCCCGCAAGCACGGGGCAGGAGGAGAGTGTGGGCGCCTCAGTAA